A genomic region of Pongo pygmaeus isolate AG05252 chromosome 7, NHGRI_mPonPyg2-v2.0_pri, whole genome shotgun sequence contains the following coding sequences:
- the LOC134740088 gene encoding ubiquitin carboxyl-terminal hydrolase 17-like protein 22, giving the protein MEDDSLCLGGEWQLNRFSKLTCSGPGAAFAEIQRTSLPEKSPLSSETRVDLCDDLAPVARQLAPREQLPLSSRRPAAVGAGLQNMGNTCYVNASLQCLTYTPPLANYMLSREHSQTCHGHKGCMLCTMQAHITRALHRPGHVIQPSRALAAGFHRGKQEDAHEFLMFTVDAMKKACLPGHKLVDHHSKDTTLMHQIFGGYWRSQIKCLHCQGISDTFDPYLDIALDIQAAQSVKQALEQLVKPEELNGENAYHCGLCLQKAPASKTLTLHTSAKVLILVLKRFSHVTGNKLAKSVQYPECLDMQPYMSQQNAGPLVYVLYAVLVHAGWSCHNGHYFSYVKAQEGQWYKMDDAEVTASGITSVLSQQAYVLFYIQKSEWERHSESVSRGREARALGAEDTDRRATQGELKRDPCLQVPELDEHLVETATQESTLDHWKFLQEQNKTKPDFNVRKVEGTLPPNVLVIHQSKYKCGMKNHHPEQQSSLLNLSSTNPTDHESMNTGTLASLQGRTRRSKGKNKHSKRALLLCQ; this is encoded by the coding sequence ATGGAGGACGACTCACTCTGCTTGGGAGGGGAGTGGCAGTTGAACCGCTTTTCAAAACTCAcatgttctgggccaggtgcagcttttgctgaaatccagcggacttctctccctgagaagtcaccactctcatctgagacccgtgtcgacctctgtgatgatttggctcctgtggcaagacagcttgctcccagggagcagcttcctctgagtagcaggagacccgctgcggtgggggctgggctccagaatatgggaaatacctgctacgtgaatgcttccctgcagtgcctgacatacacaccgccccttgccaactacatgctgtcccgggagcactctcaaacttgtcatggtcacaagggctgcatgctctgtactatgcaagctcacatcacacgggccctccaccgtcctggccatgtcatccagccctcacgggcattggctgctggcttccatagaggcaagcaggaagacgcccatgaatttctgatgttcactgtggatgccatgaaaaaggcatgccttcccgggcacaagctggtagatcatcactctaaggacaccaccctcatgcaccaaatatttggagggtactggagatctcaaatcaagtgtctccactgccagggcatttcagacacctttgacccttacctggacatcgccctggatatccaggcagctcagagtgtgaagcaagctttggaacagttggtgaagcccgaagaactcaatggagagaatgcctatcattgtggtctttgtctccagaaggcgccggcctccaagacgttaactttgcacacttctgccaaggtcctcatccttgtattgaagagattctcccatgTCACAGGCAACAAACTTGCCAAGAGTGTGCAATATCCTGAGTGCCTTGACATGCAGCCATACATGTCTCAGCAGAACGCAGGACCTCTTGTCTATGTCCTCTATGCTGTGCTGGTCCACGCCGGGTGGAGCTGTCACAACGGACATTACTTCTCTTATGTCAAAGCTCAAGAAGGCCAGTGGTATAAAATGGATGATGCCGAGGTCACTGCCTCTGGCATCACTTCTGTCCTGAGTCAACAGGCCTATGTCCTCTTTTACATCCAGAAGAGTGAATgggaaagacacagtgagagtgtgtcaagaggcagggaagcaagagcccttggcgctgaagacacagacaggcgAGCAACGCAAGGAGAGCTCAAGAGAGACCCCTGCCTCCAGGTACCCGAGTTGGACGAGCACTTGGTGGAAACGGCCACTCAGGAAAGCACCTTAGACCACTGGAAATTcctccaagagcaaaacaaaaccaagcctgaCTTCAACGTCAGAAAAGTCGAAGGTACCCTGCCTCCCAACGTACTTGTGATTCATCAATCGAAATACAAGTGTGGGATGAAAAACCACCATCCTGAACAGCAAAGCTCCCTGCTAAACCTCTCCTCAACGAACCCGACAGATCACGAATCCATGAACACTGGCACACTCGCTTCTCTGCAAGGGAGGACCAGGAGatccaaagggaagaacaaacacaGCAAGAGGGCTCTGCTTCTGTGCCAGTGA
- the LOC134740091 gene encoding ubiquitin carboxyl-terminal hydrolase 17-like protein 22, producing MEDDSLCLGGEWQLNRFSKLTCSGPGAAFAEIQRTSLPEKSPLSSETRVDLCDDLAPVARQLAPREQLPLSSRRPAAVGAGLQNMGNTCYVNASLQCLTYTPPLANYMLSREHSQTCHGHKGCMLCTMQAHITRALHRPGHVIQPSRALAAGFHRGKQEDAHEFLMFTVDAMKKACLPGHKLVDHHSKDTTLMHQIFGGYWRSQIKCLHCQGISDTFDPYLDIALDIQAAQSVKQALEQLVKPEELNGENAYHCGLCLQKAPASKTLTLHTSAKVLILVLKRFSHVTGNKLAKSVQYPECLDMQPYMSQQNAGPLVYVLYAVLVHAGWSCHNGHYFSYVKAQEGQWYKMDDAEVTASGITSVLSQQAYVLFYIQKSEWERHSESVSRGREARALGAEDTDRRATQGELKRDPCLQVPELDEHLVETATQESTLDHWKFLQEQNKTKPDFNVRKVEGTLPPNVLVIHQSKYKCGMKNHHPEQQSSLLNLSSTNPTDHESMNTGTLASLQGRTRRSKGKNKHSKRALLLCQ from the coding sequence atggaggacgactcactctgcttgggaggggagtggcagttgaaccgcttttcaaaactcacatgttctgggccaggtgcagcttttgctgaaatccagcggacttctctccctgagaagtcaccactctcatctgagacccgtgtcgacctctgtgatgatttggctcctgtggcaagacagcttgctcccagggagcagcttcctctgagtagcaggagacccgctgcggtgggggctgggctccagaatatgggaaatacctgctacgtgaatgcttccctgcagtgcctgacatacacaccgccccttgccaactacatgctgtcccgggagcactctcaaacttgtcatggtcacaagggctgcatgctctgtactatgcaagctcacatcacacgggccctccaccgtcctggccatgtcatccagccctcacgggcattggctgctggcttccatagaggcaagcaggaagacgcccatgaatttctgatgttcactgtggatgccatgaaaaaggcatgccttcccgggcacaagctggtagatcatcactctaaggacaccaccctcatgcaccaaatatttggagggtactggagatctcaaatcaagtgtctccactgccagggcatttcagacacctttgacccttacctggacatcgccctggatatccaggcagctcagagtgtgaagcaagctttggaacagttggtgaagcccgaagaactcaatggagagaatgcctatcattgtggtctttgtctccagaaggcgccggcctccaagacgttaactttgcacacttctgccaaggtcctcatccttgtattgaagagattctcccatgTCACAGGCAACAAACTTGCCAAGAGTGTGCAATATCCTGAGTGCCTTGACATGCAGCCATACATGTCTCAGCAGAACGCAGGACCTCTTGTCTATGTCCTCTATGCTGTGCTGGTCCACGCCGGGTGGAGCTGTCACAACGGACATTACTTCTCTTATGTCAAAGCTCAAGAAGGCCAGTGGTATAAAATGGATGATGCCGAGGTCACTGCCTCTGGCATCACTTCTGTCCTGAGTCAACAGGCCTATGTCCTCTTTTACATCCAGAAGAGTGAATgggaaagacacagtgagagtgtgtcaagaggcagggaagcaagagcccttggcgctgaagacacagacaggcgAGCAACGCAAGGAGAGCTCAAGAGAGACCCCTGCCTCCAGGTACCCGAGTTGGACGAGCACTTGGTGGAAACGGCCACTCAGGAAAGCACCTTAGACCACTGGAAATTcctccaagagcaaaacaaaaccaagcctgaCTTCAACGTCAGAAAAGTCGAAGGTACCCTGCCTCCCAACGTACTTGTGATTCATCAATCGAAATACAAGTGTGGGATGAAAAACCACCATCCTGAACAGCAAAGCTCCCTGCTAAACCTCTCCTCAACGAACCCGACAGATCACGAATCCATGAACACTGGCACACTCGCTTCTCTGCAAGGGAGGACCAGGAGatccaaagggaagaacaaacacaGCAAGAGGGCTCTGCTTCTGTGCCAGTGA
- the LOC129042735 gene encoding putative protein N-methyltransferase FAM86B2 isoform X6 — translation MAEESTQGHRSYLLASGGSVILSESTAIISHGTTGLVTWDAALYLAEWAIENPAAFTHRRAVLPRSHRVAGRGPAEAGCLPGVQAGSCGLSGLHCPQPRDGPAVYHGARSSAIASVSVFYVWPKAILLLPVWPREAKRLDTPHIHGRAGIRWEAEAHHDQKLFPYGEHLEMAMLNLTLYDSHTTPM, via the exons GCCTCAGGGGGCTCGGTCATACTCTCCGAGAGCACGGCCATCATCTCCCATGGCACCACGGGCCTGGTCACATGGGATGCTGCCCTCTACCTTGCAGAATGGGCCATCGAGAACCCGGCAGCCTTCACTCACAG ACGTGCTGTATTGCCCAGAAGCCATCGTGTCGCTGGTCGGGGTCCTGCGGAGGCTGGCTGCCTGCCGGGAGTACAAGCAGGCTCCTGCGGTCTAAGTGGTCTTCACTGTCCACAACCCAGAGACGGTCCAGCTGTTTACCACGGAGCTag gtcaTCAGCTATTGCTagcgttagtgtattttatgtgtggcccaaggcgattcttcttcttccagtgtggcccagggaggccaaaagattggacacgcCTCATATACACG GCCGGGCCGGGATCAGATGGGAAGCAGAAGCTCATCATGACCAGAAACTGTTTCCCTATGGAGAGCACTTGGAGATGGCAATGCTGAACCTCACACTGTACGACTCACACACGACTCCAATGTGA
- the LOC134740090 gene encoding ubiquitin carboxyl-terminal hydrolase 17-like protein 22 gives MEDDSLCLGGEWQLNRFSKLTCSGPGAAFAEIQRTSLPEKSPLSSETRVDLCDDLAPVARQLAPREQLPLSSRRPAAVGAGFQNMGNTCYVNASLQCLTYTPPLANYMLSREHSQTCHGHKGCMLCTMQAHITRALHRPGHVIQPSRALAAGFHRGKQEDAHEFLMFTVDAMKKACLPGHKLVDHHSKDTTLMHQIFGGYWRSQIKCLHCQGISDTFDPYLDIALDIQAAQSVKQALEQLVKPEELNGENAYHCGLCLQKAPASKTLTLHTSAKVLILVLKRFSHVTGNKLAKSVQYPECLDMQPYMSQQNAGPLVYVLYAVLVHAGWSCHNGHYFSYVKAQEGQWYKMDDAEVTASGITSVLSQQAYVLFYIQKSEWERHSESVSRGREARALGAEDTDRRATQGELKRDPCLQVPELDEHLVETATQESTLDHWKFLQEQNKTKPDFNVRKVEGTLPPNVLVIHQSKYKCGMKNHHPEQQSSLLNLSSTNPTDHESMNTGTLASLQGRTRRSKGKNKHSKRALLLCQ, from the coding sequence ATGGAGGACGACTCACTCTGCTTGGGAGGGGAGTGGCAGTTGAACCGCTTTTCAAAACTCAcatgttctgggccaggtgcagcttttgctgaaatccagcggacttctctccctgagaagtcaccactctcatctgagacccgtgtcgacctctgtgatgatttggctcctgtggcaagacagcttgctcccagggagcagcttcctctgagtagcaggagacccgctgcggtgggggctgggttccagaatatgggaaatacctgctacgtgaatgcttccctgcagtgcctgacatacacaccgccccttgccaactacatgctgtcccgggagcactctcaaacttgtcatggtcacaagggctgcatgctctgtactatgcaagctcacatcacacgggccctccaccgtcctggccatgtcatccagccctcacgggcattggctgctggcttccatagaggcaagcaggaagacgcccatgaatttctgatgttcactgtggatgccatgaaaaaggcatgccttcccgggcacaagctggtagatcatcactctaaggacaccaccctcatgcaccaaatatttggagggtactggagatctcaaatcaagtgtctccactgccagggcatttcagacacctttgacccttacctggacatcgccctggatatccaggcagctcagagtgtgaagcaagctttggaacagttggtgaagcccgaagaactcaatggagagaatgcctatcattgtggtctttgtctccagaaggcgccggcctccaagacgttaactttgcacacttctgccaaggtcctcatccttgtattgaagagattctcccatgTCACAGGCAACAAACTTGCCAAGAGTGTGCAATATCCTGAGTGCCTTGACATGCAGCCATACATGTCTCAGCAGAACGCAGGACCTCTTGTCTATGTCCTCTATGCTGTGCTGGTCCACGCCGGGTGGAGCTGTCACAACGGACATTACTTCTCTTATGTCAAAGCTCAAGAAGGCCAGTGGTATAAAATGGATGATGCCGAGGTCACTGCCTCTGGCATCACTTCTGTCCTGAGTCAACAGGCCTATGTCCTCTTTTACATCCAGAAGAGTGAATgggaaagacacagtgagagtgtgtcaagaggcagggaagcaagagcccttggcgctgaagacacagacaggcgAGCAACGCAAGGAGAGCTCAAGAGAGACCCCTGCCTCCAGGTACCCGAGTTGGACGAGCACTTGGTGGAAACGGCCACTCAGGAAAGCACCTTAGACCACTGGAAATTcctccaagagcaaaacaaaaccaagcctgaCTTCAACGTCAGAAAAGTCGAAGGTACCCTGCCTCCCAACGTACTTGTGATTCATCAATCGAAATACAAGTGTGGGATGAAAAACCACCATCCTGAACAGCAAAGCTCCCTGCTAAACCTCTCCTCAACGAACCCGACAGATCACGAATCCATGAACACTGGCACACTCGCTTCTCTGCAAGGGAGGACCAGGAGatccaaagggaagaacaaacacaGCAAGAGGGCTCTGCTTCTGTGCCAGTGA